The following proteins are encoded in a genomic region of Gossypium hirsutum isolate 1008001.06 chromosome D05, Gossypium_hirsutum_v2.1, whole genome shotgun sequence:
- the LOC107914112 gene encoding LOW QUALITY PROTEIN: ubiquitin carboxyl-terminal hydrolase MINDY-3 (The sequence of the model RefSeq protein was modified relative to this genomic sequence to represent the inferred CDS: inserted 2 bases in 1 codon) produces the protein MADQQEEEDLRMALRMSMQNSPPEPKRSKPRDTAMLPAAKTPEESRQLQRELMAAAAEKRMLAAAKAAPPSSSQSKNERSGDFEMKEAEKKAKEVNLGNELSDKEAHQLFAMVFGTGVSKDILAQWSNQGIRFSPDPETSMGLVQHEGGPCGVLATIQAFVLKHLLFFPDELGKVAANMPQNLNSRRSKSQYVASNNFSAFTEDAKARALVKSMSEMLFLCGNNKRAVIATLSVISHGIEGSEGSSKDVIIAQALEGLSIESASDLQKVLRVDRYTSPTSAFKRLEAMIPIFQSRMGALLFLISALLSRGLDCVQADRDDPSQPLVTAPFGHASQEIVNLLLCGQAVPNVFDGRMDLGGGMFLKGIFTSVEVGFLTLLESLNFCKVGQNLKCPKWPIWVVGSESHYTVLFALDTAVQDENELEERESQIRKAFDAQDQSGGGGFISVEAFHQVLRETSIRLRSEKLDSLCNSGFIVWSEFWQVILDLDKNLGGLKDSTGQMGRKIFDLYHFNGIAKSDLNGSQATTEGETPVQRPRLTKLRVSVXPKVDPEEFMADAAVAPGNAGSESSQKDAEVAKPEQPPQHAPLADCIRTRWPRAVCNWIGDPPSIV, from the exons ATGGCGGatcaacaagaagaagaagaccTGAGAATGGCTCTACGGATGAGCATGCAGAATTCGCCGCCAGAGCCTAAACGGAGCAAGCCCAGAGACACTGCCATGTTACCGGCGGCGAAAACGCCGGAGGAGAGCCGCCAGTTGCAGCGCGAGCTCATGGCAGCCGCAGCTGAGAAACGGATGCTGGCTGCGGCTAAAGCCGCTCCGCCTTCTAGTTCTCAGTCCAAAAACGAAAGAAGTGGAGATTTCGAAATGAAAGAGGCAGAAAAGAAAGCCAAAGAAGTTAATTTAGGGAATGAATTGTCAGATAAAGAAGCTCATCAGTTATTTGCTATGGTGTTTGGAACTGGCGTTTCAAAGGATATACTTGCTCAGTGGAGCAATCAGGGTATAAG ATTTAGCCCTGATCCAGAAACATCTATGGGCCTAGTGCAGCATGAAGGTGGGCCCTGTGGTGTCTTAGCAACCATACAA GCATTTGTTCTTAAacatcttcttttctttcctgATGAATTGGGTAAAGTCGCAGCAAACATGCCACAGAATTTGAATTCCAGGAGATCCAAAAGTCAATATGTTGCGTCAAATAATTTTTCTGCTTTTACTGAAGATGCAAAAGCAAG AGCCCTGGTTAAAAGTATGAGTGAGATGTTATTTTTATGTGGAAATAACAAAAGGGCTGTGATTGCAACTTTAAGTGTTATTTCCCACGGCATTGAAGGATCTGAAGGCAGTTCAAAGGATGTG ATCATTGCACAAGCACTTGAAGGTCTTTCAATTGAGTCTGCTTCTGATTTGCAGAAAGTTCTGAGAGTAGACAGATACACATCACCTACAAGTGCCTTTAAGAGGCTTGAAGCAATGATTCCCATTTTTCAAAGTCGCATGGGAGCGCTGCTATTCCTTATCTCGGCATTACTTTCTCGAGGATTG GACTGTGTTCAAGCTGACCGTGATGATCCCAGCCAACCCCTAGTAACTGCACCATTTGGCCATGCTTCTCAG GAAATTGTGAACTTATTGCTCTGCGGGCAAGCTGTTCCAAATGTATTTGATGGGAGGATGGATTTAGGTGGTGGCATGTTTTTGAAGGGTATATTTACAAGTGTGGAGGTTGGATTCCTCACCCTTCTGGAATCCCTTAATTTCTGTAAGGTTGGTCAAAATCTAAAATGCCCAAAATGGCCGATATGGGTTGTTGGAAGTGAGTCCCATTATACTGTCCTGTTTGCTCTGGATACAGCTGTTCAAGATGAGAATGAATTGGAAGAAAGAGAATCACAGATCCGGAAAGCTTTTGATGCCCAAGATCAGAGTGGAGGTGGTGGGTTTATTAGCGTGGAAGCTTTCCATCAAGTGCTGAGGGAGACAAGTATCCGACTTCGATCTGAGAAACTTGATAGCCTCTGCAACTCAGGCTTCATAGTATGGAGTGAGTTCTGGCAGGTTATTTTGGATTTAGACAAGAACTTGGGAGGTCTTAAGGATTCAACTGGACAGATGGGTAGAAAGATATTTGATCTTTACCATTTTAATGGGATTGCAAAATCAGATTTGAATGGCAGCCAAGCAACAACCGAAGGTGAGACTCCGGTACAACGACCCAGGCTTACAAAATTGAGGGTTTCAGT CCCCAAGGTGGACCCTGAGGAATTTATGGCTGATGCAGCGGTTGCCCCTGGTAATGCAGGGAGTGAATCAAGTCAGAAAGATGCAGAAGTAGCTAAACCAGAACAACCTCCCCAGCATGCACCATTGGCAGACTGCATTAGAACACGCTGGCCTCGTGCTGTTTGTAATTGGATCGGGGACCCTCCTAGTATAGTGTGA
- the LOC121217861 gene encoding sm-like protein LSM3B translates to MASEEESAVKEPLDLIRLSLDERIYVKLRSDRELRGKLHAYDQHLNMILGDVEEVVTTVEIDDETYEEIVRTTKRTVPFLFVRGDGVILVSPPLRTA, encoded by the exons ATGGCAAGCGAGGAAGAGAGCGCGGTGAAGGAGCCTTTGGATTTGATAAGGCTCAGCCTCGACGAGCGTATTTACGTCAAGCTCCGCTCTGACCGTGAGCTCCGTGGCAAGCTCCAT GCTTATGATCAGCATTTGAATATGATTCTAGGGGATGTTGAAGAGGTTGTTACAACGGTTGAAATAGATGATGAAACCTATGAAGAGATTGTTCGG ACTACAAAGCGCACGGTTCCATTTCTCTTTGTTAGGGGGGATGGAGTTATATTGGTTTCTCCACCTCTACGGACTGCTTGA
- the LOC107914114 gene encoding serine decarboxylase: MAGAVEIKTASPNVTRRNFDPTAVVPEPLPPVVTAANGEDAGVDKLDKKSREIVLGKNVHTTCFAVTEPEANDEFTGDKEAYMAGVLARYRKSLMERTKHHLGYPYNLDFDYGALAQLQHFSINNLGDPFIESNYGVHSRQFEVGVLDWFARLWEIEKNDYWGYITNCGTEGNLHGILVGREVFPDGILYASRESHYSVFKAARMYRMECVKVDTLISGEIDCADFRAKLLANKSKPAIINVNIGTTVKGAVDDLDLVIQTLEGCGFSRDRFYIHCDGALFGLMMPFVKRAPKVSFKKPIGSVSVSGHKFVGCPMPCGVQITRMEHVNALSSNVEYLASRDATIMGSRNGHAPIFLWYTLNRKGYNGFAKEVQKCLRNAHYLKDQLRAAGIGAMLNELSSTVVFERPRDEDFVRRWQLACEGNIAHVVVMPSVSIEKLDVFLNEIVKNRSTWYQEKQPPCIAADIGKENCACPLHK, encoded by the exons atggcTGGGGCCGTAGAGATCAAAACTGCTTCACCGAACGTTACCAGGAGGAACTTCGATCCCACTGCTGTAGTACCGGAACCGTTGCCTCCGGTTGTTACGGCCGCAAACGGTGAAGATGCAGGCGTGGATAAGCTGGATAAGAAGAGCAGGGAGATTGTGTTGGGGAAGAACGTACACACCACGTGCTTCGCTGTCACGGAACCGGAAGCGAACGATGAGTTTACCGGTGACAAGGAGGCTTACATGGCTGGTGTCTTGGCTCGATATCGCAAAAGCCTCATGGAGCGGACCAAACATCATTTAG GCTACCCGTATAATCTGGACTTTGATTATGGTGCACTAGCCCAGTTACAGCATTTCTCAATCAACAATCTTGGAGATCCGTTTATCGAGAGCAACTACGGAGTTCATTCAAGGCAGTTTGAAGTTGGTGTGCTAGATTGGTTTGCCCGTTTGTGGGAAATAGAGAAGAATGATTACTGGGGTTACATTACAAACTGTGGCACAGAAGGCAATCTTCACGGCATTTTAGTTGG GAGGGAAGTGTTTCCGGATGGAATTTTGTATGCATCACGGGAATCACATTACTCTGTCTTCAAAGCAGCACGAATGTATCGAATGGAGTGTGTGAAGGTGGATACTCTAATCTCGGGTGAGATTGATTGTGCTGATTTCAGAGCTAAGTTGCTTGCTAACAAGAGCAAGCCAGCTATAATCAACGTTAACAtag GAACAACTGTCAAAGGTGCTGTAGATGACCTGGATCTTGTGATACAAACCCTTGAAGGATGTGGTTTTTCACGTGATAGGTTCTACATTCATTGTGATGGAGCTTTGTTTGGACTCATGATGCCTTTTGTCAAACGG GCACCGAAGGTTAGTTTTAAGAAGCCCATTGGAAGTGTGAGTGTTTCTGGGCACAAGTTTGTGGGTTGTCCAATGCCTTGTGGTGTGCAAATCACAAGGATGGAGCATGTCAATGCGCTCTCAAGCAATGTTGAATACCTTGCATCAAGAGATGCTACAATCATGGGAAGCCGGAATGGTCATGCTCCTATTTTCCTTTGGTATACTCTCAACAGAAAAGGTTACAATGGATTTGCAAAGGAAGTTCAGAAGTGCCTCCGAAATGCTCACTACTTGAAGGATCAGCTGCGTGCAGCTGGAATTGGTGCTATGCTAAATGAACTAAGCAGTACAGTTGTGTTTGAGCGGCCCAGGGATGAGGATTTTGTTCGTAGGTGGCAACTTGCGTGTGAAGGGAATATAGCACATGTGGTGGTGATGCCTAGTGTGAGCATCGAGAAGCTGGATGTCTTTCTGAATGAAATAGTTAAAAACCGATCTACTTGGTATCAAGAAAAACAACCTCCTTGTATTGCTGCAGATATAGGGAAAGAGAATTGCGCTTGTCCTCTGCACAAGTGA